Proteins encoded in a region of the Bicyclus anynana chromosome 9, ilBicAnyn1.1, whole genome shotgun sequence genome:
- the LOC112045022 gene encoding protein numb isoform X1, translating to MGNQGSSPHEPLDRAQVQNADLKMKSSVRSSLRRARAGAALSPPRAGMERLRRSFRESFRRRKGSPPESARPHQWHADEAAVRAGTCTFPVKYLGCVEVFESRGMQVCEEALKVLRNSRRRPVRAVLHISGDGLRVVEEETKGLIVDQTIEKVSFCAPDRNHERGFSYICRDGTTRRWMCHGFLASRDSGERLSHAVGCAFAACLERKQRRDKECAVSMSIDAASHAFTRQGSFRKSSITSRRTSEAEGPPAPPAPALASVPATAPASAPAGTRAAPHNPFAVERPHAAPHLLERQGSFRGFAHLNNNSPFKRQMSLRISELPSNLERQRLGLGSPPGALPALPAPPAHSPRPDVQPIEETAIEADPVAEMCQQLSLGLRALAEEPVPVAGGALPHPDAWLGKIARAPTLAAAGRAASFAGHSAVTTNPFLTPTPPLPAPL from the exons AAGTCGTCGGTGCGCAGCTCGttgcggcgcgcgcgcgccgggGCCGCGCTGTCGCCGCCGCGCGCGGGCATGGAGCGGCTGCGTCGCTCGTTCCGCGAGTCCTTCCGCCGCCGCAAGGGCTCGCCGCCCGAGTCCGCGCGCCCGCACCAGTGGCACGCCGACGAGGCCGCCGTGCGCGCGGGCACCTGCACCTTCCCCGTCAAGTACCTCGGCTGCGTCGAGGTGTTCGAGTCGCGGGGCATGCAAGTTTGCGAGGAGGCCTTGAAAGTACTTAGG AATTCCCGTCGGCGTCCAGTTCGTGCGGTTTTGCATATCAGCGGCGATGGTCTGCGCGTTGTCGAGGAGGAAACCAAAGGGCTCATAGTCGACCAGACCATAGAGAAAGTGTCATTTTGCGCACCGGACAGAAACCACGAACGAGGTTTCAG TTATATTTGCCGAGACGGCACGACGCGCCGGTGGATGTGCCACGGGTTCCTGGCGTCGCGCGACAGCGGCGAGCGACTGTCGCACGCGGTCGGATGTGCGTTCGCCGCGTGTCTGGAGCGCAAGCAGCGCAGAGACAAGGAGTGCGCCGTGTCTATGAGCATCGACGCGGCCAGCCACGCCTTCACGCGCCAGGGGTCGTTTAGAAAATCta GCATAACAAGCCGGCGCACGTCAGAGGCGGAGGGCCCGccggcgccgcccgcgcccgcgctcgCGTCCGTGCCCGCTACCGCGCCCGCTTCCGCGCCCGCCGGCACTCGCGCCGCGCCGCACAACCCGTTCGCGGTGGAGCGGCCGCACGCCGCGCCGCACCTGCTGGAGCGACAGGGCTCCTTCCGCGGGTTCGCGCACCTCAACAACAA TTCACCGTTCAAGCGGCAGATGTCGCTGCGCATCAGCGAGCTGCCGTCCAACCTGGAGCGGCAGCGCCTGGGGCTGGGCTCGCCGCCCGGCGCGCTGCCCGCCctgcccgcgccgcccgcccacAGCCCGCGCCCCGACGTGCAGCCTATTGAG GAAACAGCAATAGAAGCGGACCCAGTGGCCGAGATGTGTCAGCAGCTGTCTCTCGGCCTACGCGCGCTAGCCGAAGAGCCGGTGCCCGTGGCGGGCGGAGCGCTGCCGCACCCGGACGCGTGGCTCGGCAAGATCGCGCGCGCTCCTACACTAGCCGCGGCCGGACGCGCGGCCTCCTTCGCGGGCCACTCGGCGGTCACCACCAACCCCTTCCTCACGCCGACACCCCCTTTACCAGCACCCCTTTAA
- the LOC112045022 gene encoding protein numb isoform X2, producing MERLRRSFRESFRRRKGSPPESARPHQWHADEAAVRAGTCTFPVKYLGCVEVFESRGMQVCEEALKVLRNSRRRPVRAVLHISGDGLRVVEEETKGLIVDQTIEKVSFCAPDRNHERGFSYICRDGTTRRWMCHGFLASRDSGERLSHAVGCAFAACLERKQRRDKECAVSMSIDAASHAFTRQGSFRKSSITSRRTSEAEGPPAPPAPALASVPATAPASAPAGTRAAPHNPFAVERPHAAPHLLERQGSFRGFAHLNNNSPFKRQMSLRISELPSNLERQRLGLGSPPGALPALPAPPAHSPRPDVQPIEETAIEADPVAEMCQQLSLGLRALAEEPVPVAGGALPHPDAWLGKIARAPTLAAAGRAASFAGHSAVTTNPFLTPTPPLPAPL from the exons ATGGAGCGGCTGCGTCGCTCGTTCCGCGAGTCCTTCCGCCGCCGCAAGGGCTCGCCGCCCGAGTCCGCGCGCCCGCACCAGTGGCACGCCGACGAGGCCGCCGTGCGCGCGGGCACCTGCACCTTCCCCGTCAAGTACCTCGGCTGCGTCGAGGTGTTCGAGTCGCGGGGCATGCAAGTTTGCGAGGAGGCCTTGAAAGTACTTAGG AATTCCCGTCGGCGTCCAGTTCGTGCGGTTTTGCATATCAGCGGCGATGGTCTGCGCGTTGTCGAGGAGGAAACCAAAGGGCTCATAGTCGACCAGACCATAGAGAAAGTGTCATTTTGCGCACCGGACAGAAACCACGAACGAGGTTTCAG TTATATTTGCCGAGACGGCACGACGCGCCGGTGGATGTGCCACGGGTTCCTGGCGTCGCGCGACAGCGGCGAGCGACTGTCGCACGCGGTCGGATGTGCGTTCGCCGCGTGTCTGGAGCGCAAGCAGCGCAGAGACAAGGAGTGCGCCGTGTCTATGAGCATCGACGCGGCCAGCCACGCCTTCACGCGCCAGGGGTCGTTTAGAAAATCta GCATAACAAGCCGGCGCACGTCAGAGGCGGAGGGCCCGccggcgccgcccgcgcccgcgctcgCGTCCGTGCCCGCTACCGCGCCCGCTTCCGCGCCCGCCGGCACTCGCGCCGCGCCGCACAACCCGTTCGCGGTGGAGCGGCCGCACGCCGCGCCGCACCTGCTGGAGCGACAGGGCTCCTTCCGCGGGTTCGCGCACCTCAACAACAA TTCACCGTTCAAGCGGCAGATGTCGCTGCGCATCAGCGAGCTGCCGTCCAACCTGGAGCGGCAGCGCCTGGGGCTGGGCTCGCCGCCCGGCGCGCTGCCCGCCctgcccgcgccgcccgcccacAGCCCGCGCCCCGACGTGCAGCCTATTGAG GAAACAGCAATAGAAGCGGACCCAGTGGCCGAGATGTGTCAGCAGCTGTCTCTCGGCCTACGCGCGCTAGCCGAAGAGCCGGTGCCCGTGGCGGGCGGAGCGCTGCCGCACCCGGACGCGTGGCTCGGCAAGATCGCGCGCGCTCCTACACTAGCCGCGGCCGGACGCGCGGCCTCCTTCGCGGGCCACTCGGCGGTCACCACCAACCCCTTCCTCACGCCGACACCCCCTTTACCAGCACCCCTTTAA